One window from the genome of Salvia miltiorrhiza cultivar Shanhuang (shh) chromosome 7, IMPLAD_Smil_shh, whole genome shotgun sequence encodes:
- the LOC130992851 gene encoding uncharacterized protein LOC130992851, giving the protein MWIHIGYSQSLNHTKATFICWTLFYHRNRDIPWKAAVDNAMSIFNAHNGKKIKNSAKWDIIKGPKQPGSTECGFFVMRYMKDIVEGFERDDNISLPSLFTNVAYSQVEIDEVREEWAKCVLLHVLD; this is encoded by the exons ATGTGGA TTCACATTGGATACTCACAGTCATTGAACCACACAAAGGCCACGTTTATCTGTTGGACTCTCTTTTATCACAGAAATCGTGATATCCCTTGGAAAGCTGCTGTTGACAA TGCCATGAGTATTTTCAATGCACACAATGGAAAGAAAATCAAGAATTCAGCAAAATGGGATATCATAAAG GGTCCTAAGCAACCTGGCAGTACGGAATGTGGATTTTTTGTGATGCGATATATGAAAGACATAGTCGAAGGGTTTGAAAGGGACGACAATATTTCTCTGCCATCATTG TTTACGAATGTAGCCTATTCTCAAGTTGAAATTGATGAAGTTCGCGAGGAATGGGCTAAGTGTGTTTTATTACATGTATTGGACTGA